One stretch of Lacrimispora sphenoides DNA includes these proteins:
- a CDS encoding L-threonylcarbamoyladenylate synthase — protein sequence MKTERIIIEDKEQPEEELLKKPAEILRNGGLVAFPTETVYGLGANALNEEAAGKIYAAKGRPSDNPLIAHIAAFDDLPPLVTVIPEAGRRLMEAFWPGPLTLIFPKSELVPYGTTGGLDTVAVRMPADPVANALIRLAGVPVAAPSANTSGRPSPTTADHVWQDMNGKIDMIVDGGAVGIGVESTIIDVSGDEPVILRPGAITQEMAFSVLGQEVPLDPAIVSGPMKADVRPKAPGMKYKHYAPKADLTLVEGETENVIRTINRLAEEKLSKGFRVGIICTEETKESYPEGMVRSMGLRAREETIAHNLYGVLREFDDLDADFIFSESFSRDHLGQAIMNRLTKAAGYHILNAGCKEDCVHD from the coding sequence ACAGAACGAATTATAATAGAAGATAAAGAACAGCCGGAGGAAGAACTGTTAAAGAAGCCTGCGGAAATATTAAGAAACGGTGGTCTGGTGGCGTTTCCAACGGAAACCGTATACGGTCTTGGAGCCAATGCCTTAAACGAAGAGGCAGCGGGGAAAATTTATGCGGCAAAGGGCAGGCCCTCGGATAACCCCCTGATCGCCCATATAGCAGCTTTTGATGATCTGCCTCCCCTGGTTACTGTCATACCCGAAGCAGGAAGACGGTTGATGGAAGCGTTTTGGCCGGGTCCTTTGACCCTTATTTTCCCGAAAAGCGAACTGGTTCCCTATGGGACTACCGGAGGACTTGATACGGTGGCAGTGCGCATGCCTGCCGATCCGGTAGCCAATGCTCTCATTCGTTTGGCCGGGGTGCCGGTGGCAGCGCCAAGCGCCAATACCTCCGGAAGGCCAAGTCCCACTACAGCCGATCATGTATGGCAGGATATGAATGGAAAGATTGATATGATCGTAGACGGAGGGGCCGTAGGAATCGGAGTGGAATCCACGATCATTGATGTATCAGGAGACGAGCCGGTGATTTTAAGGCCGGGAGCCATTACACAGGAAATGGCTTTTTCTGTTCTTGGACAAGAGGTCCCTCTTGATCCTGCCATTGTGTCCGGGCCGATGAAAGCGGATGTGAGGCCAAAGGCCCCTGGTATGAAATATAAGCATTATGCGCCAAAAGCAGACTTAACTCTGGTAGAGGGTGAAACAGAGAATGTAATACGGACCATAAACCGGCTGGCAGAAGAAAAGCTTTCCAAAGGGTTTCGAGTGGGGATCATCTGTACCGAAGAAACGAAAGAAAGCTATCCTGAGGGAATGGTACGAAGCATGGGACTACGTGCCAGGGAGGAGACCATCGCCCATAACCTTTACGGAGTACTGAGGGAATTTGATGATCTGGACGCGGATTTTATTTTTTCTGAAAGTTTCTCCAGAGATCATTTGGGACAGGCTATTATGAACCGGTTGACCAAGGCAGCAGGATACCATA